The Glycine soja cultivar W05 chromosome 6, ASM419377v2, whole genome shotgun sequence genome has a window encoding:
- the LOC114416181 gene encoding keratin, type I cytoskeletal 9-like — MATNKSSFHPALAVSNMRNHVSIVLEMENVQYSTWAELFKIHACSTKVLDHIIPPANGTGTVPSTEEERELWSTLDATVLSWIYATISSDLLHTIIEPDSTAMEAWDKLCDIFQDNQHSRAVALEQEFSATSMENFPNVSSYCQRLKSLADQLKNVGAPVSDSRLVLQLVGGLTQPYRGVGTLIRQSNPLPPFYKARSMLTLEEAGMAKEAATESAMIASSINDGSPQPTKSGHSKGKNGAQHSGGGRRNNGGGLKNAGSGGGWNSTGGKGGGRGQSSGGHGETTPPQWQQQQPFPWG, encoded by the coding sequence ATGGCTACCAACAAATCTTCTTTTCATCCGGCTCTTGCCGTATCAAACATGAGGAATCATGTTTCCATTGTTCTTGAAATGGAAAACGTTCAATATTCGACGTGGGCAGAACTCTTCAAGATTCACGCATGCTCAACCAAGGTGCTTGATCATATCATACCTCCGGCCAACGGCACGGGGACGGTTCCTTCTACCGAGGAAGAGAGGGAGCTATGGTCAACTTTGGATGCCACGGTTCTTTCGTGGATTTATGCTACCATTTCTAGTGACTTACTGCACACCATTATTGAGCCCGACTCAACGGCTATGGAGGCTTGGGATAAATTATGTGATATATTCCAAGATAATCAACATTCTCGTGCCGTTGCCTTGGAGCAAGAATTCTCCGCCACTTCTATGGAGAATTTCCCAAATGTTTCCTCTTATTGTCAACGTCTCAAATCTCTAGCAGATCAACTGAAGAACGTTGGGGCTCCGGTGTCTGATAGTCGACTGGTATTGCAATTGGTTGGGGGTCTTACACAACCGTACCGTGGAGTGGGTACGTTGATCCGTCAAAGCAACCCCCTTCCTCCCTTTTACAAGGCTCGTTCCATGCTCACTCTTGAGGAGGCCGGGATGGCAAAGGAAGCAGCCACTGAGTCTGCTATGATCGCCTCTTCGATTAATGATGGGTCCCCACAACCTACGAAATCAGGACATTCGAAGGGAAAAAATGGTGCGCAACATTCTGGTGGCGGACGGCGCAACAATGGGGGAGGTCTGAAGAATGCAGGTTCTGGTGGTGGCTGGAACTCGACCGGCGGTAAAGGCGGTGGTCGGGGGCAGTCCTCAGGTGGCCACGGTGAAACCACTCCTCCGCAATGGCAGCAGCAACAACCATTTCCATGGGGATGA